In Arthrobacter sp. SLBN-112, a genomic segment contains:
- a CDS encoding glycosyltransferase: MKIAMISEHASPLAALGGVDAGGQNVHVAALSEALAKRGHHVTVYTRRDSTELPERVRVGRRFEVVHVDAGPACHVPKDELLPFMGQLADGVARDWGQRPPDVVHGHFWMSGLAALDAARRPDAGCRVPMLQTFHALGTVKRRHQGAEDTSPEERAWLEPGVGRSADRIIATCSDEVFELKAMGIATGKISIAPCGVDLGFFSPGGPVAGRKRRYRILSVGRLVPRKGVDLVIRSLPYLNAAGFDDVELLIVGGGAETQVLHADPEVRRLLKLAAELGVSGQVNLQGQVPRGEMPAIFRSADAVVCAPWYEPFGIVPLEAMACGVPVVAAAVGGLRDTVVDHSTGLHVPPRDPEAIASALSLLLENPALRTKLGQAGERRARTRYSWDRVAAETEKAYQLAMAGALAGAPAGAVPMEGAAL; this comes from the coding sequence ATGAAGATCGCCATGATTTCCGAACATGCCAGCCCGCTGGCGGCACTGGGCGGGGTGGATGCCGGTGGCCAGAACGTCCACGTTGCCGCACTGTCCGAAGCCCTGGCCAAGCGGGGCCATCACGTCACGGTCTATACCCGAAGGGATTCAACGGAGCTTCCCGAACGGGTCCGGGTGGGGCGCCGTTTCGAGGTGGTCCATGTGGACGCCGGACCCGCCTGCCACGTCCCCAAGGACGAACTGCTGCCGTTCATGGGCCAGCTGGCCGATGGCGTGGCAAGGGACTGGGGCCAGCGGCCGCCGGATGTGGTGCACGGCCACTTTTGGATGTCAGGTCTCGCTGCCCTGGACGCGGCCAGGCGCCCCGACGCCGGCTGCCGGGTGCCGATGCTGCAGACGTTCCACGCGCTGGGCACCGTCAAGCGCCGGCACCAGGGTGCCGAGGACACCAGCCCGGAGGAACGCGCCTGGCTCGAGCCCGGGGTAGGCAGGTCGGCGGACCGCATCATTGCCACCTGTTCCGACGAGGTCTTCGAGCTCAAGGCCATGGGCATCGCCACGGGCAAGATCTCCATTGCCCCCTGCGGGGTGGACCTCGGATTCTTTTCACCCGGCGGCCCGGTGGCGGGCCGGAAGCGCCGCTACCGCATCCTGTCGGTGGGGCGGCTGGTGCCGCGCAAGGGCGTGGACCTGGTGATCCGTTCGCTGCCGTACTTGAACGCGGCGGGATTCGACGACGTCGAACTCCTGATCGTGGGCGGCGGCGCGGAAACGCAGGTTTTGCACGCCGACCCGGAAGTCCGCCGCCTGCTGAAGCTGGCGGCCGAACTGGGTGTGTCGGGGCAGGTGAACCTGCAGGGGCAGGTGCCCCGGGGCGAGATGCCCGCGATCTTCCGCAGCGCCGATGCCGTGGTCTGTGCGCCCTGGTACGAACCGTTCGGCATTGTGCCGCTCGAGGCCATGGCATGCGGCGTTCCCGTGGTGGCCGCCGCCGTGGGCGGCCTGCGGGACACCGTGGTGGACCACTCCACCGGGCTGCACGTTCCGCCCCGTGACCCGGAGGCCATTGCATCGGCCCTGTCACTGCTGCTGGAAAACCCCGCCCTCAGGACAAAACTCGGCCAGGCCGGGGAACGGCGGGCCCGCACCCGGTACTCCTGGGACCGGGTGGCAGCGGAAACCGAAAAGGCATACCAGCTGGCCATGGCCGGAGCCCTCGCCGGTGCACCGGCCGGGGCGGTACCGATGGAAGGAGCGGCCCTGTGA
- a CDS encoding HAD family hydrolase: protein MESSETSGPRVVLFDRDGTLVVDVPYNGDPGRVRPVAGAKAVLDGLRADGIATGVITNQSGIARGLITADDVARVNARVEELLGPFDVWEVCPHAEQDGCICRKPAPGMIHSACRKLGIDESEAALIGDIGADVGAAEAAGATGVLVPTPVTRAEEVAAARLVASDLATAVGMLQGMH from the coding sequence ATGGAAAGCTCTGAAACCTCCGGGCCCCGTGTTGTCCTGTTCGACCGGGACGGGACGCTGGTGGTCGATGTGCCCTACAACGGGGACCCCGGCAGGGTGCGGCCCGTCGCGGGCGCCAAGGCAGTGCTGGACGGCCTCCGTGCGGACGGCATTGCCACAGGCGTCATCACCAACCAGTCGGGCATCGCCCGCGGCCTCATCACCGCCGATGACGTTGCAAGGGTCAATGCCCGGGTGGAAGAACTGCTGGGCCCCTTCGATGTCTGGGAAGTGTGCCCCCACGCCGAGCAGGACGGCTGCATTTGCCGCAAGCCCGCGCCTGGGATGATCCACAGCGCCTGCCGAAAACTGGGCATCGACGAATCCGAGGCTGCCCTCATCGGTGACATCGGCGCCGACGTTGGTGCCGCCGAGGCGGCCGGAGCCACCGGCGTGCTGGTTCCCACGCCCGTGACACGGGCCGAGGAAGTGGCCGCGGCGCGGCTGGTCGCCTCCGACTTGGCGACCGCCGTCGGCATGCTGCAGGGGATGCACTGA
- a CDS encoding glycosyltransferase family 9 protein, which yields MGHVLVARLDSMGDVLLAGPAVRAVARGRDRDGGPNHVVMLCGRQGEAAAGMLPGAAEVYTWDSAWIMNPAPKMTGPHADRLIEYVRNSRITEAVILTSFHQSPLPLALLLRLAGVERITGASTDYAGSLLDVRLKPGEDFPEDQPEAERALGIAEAAGFRLPDGDDGKLQLNHVPDVTDLVGDGPYVVVHPGAAVPARAWPPLHHAAAVELLEGAGYRVVVTGGPGEKSLTATVAGPSALDLGGRTDLPTLAGVMAGAEAVVTGNTGPGHLAAAVGTPVACLFSPVVPAVRWAPYGVPLELLGDQNAPCRMTRARVCPVPGHPCLDSVSPEEVVAAVERLMSGVSSFSTHVSTRRKARNR from the coding sequence ATGGGACACGTCCTGGTGGCCCGGCTCGACAGCATGGGCGATGTCCTGCTGGCCGGTCCCGCCGTCCGGGCGGTTGCCCGTGGCCGTGACCGGGACGGCGGCCCGAACCACGTGGTCATGCTGTGCGGGCGGCAAGGAGAGGCGGCAGCCGGAATGCTGCCCGGCGCAGCAGAGGTGTACACCTGGGACAGCGCGTGGATCATGAACCCGGCGCCGAAAATGACTGGCCCCCACGCCGACAGGCTCATCGAGTACGTCCGGAACTCCAGGATCACCGAAGCCGTCATCCTCACGTCCTTCCACCAGTCGCCCCTTCCGCTGGCACTGCTGCTCCGCCTGGCAGGCGTGGAACGGATCACCGGTGCATCCACCGATTACGCCGGCTCCCTGCTGGATGTCCGGCTCAAACCGGGCGAAGACTTTCCCGAAGACCAGCCCGAAGCCGAACGGGCGCTGGGGATTGCCGAGGCCGCGGGCTTTCGACTGCCGGACGGTGACGACGGAAAACTGCAACTCAACCACGTCCCCGACGTCACCGACCTGGTGGGCGACGGGCCCTACGTGGTGGTCCATCCCGGGGCGGCTGTCCCCGCGCGGGCATGGCCTCCGTTGCACCACGCGGCCGCCGTCGAACTCCTCGAGGGAGCCGGGTACCGGGTGGTGGTGACGGGTGGGCCCGGCGAGAAATCATTGACCGCCACCGTGGCCGGCCCCTCGGCGCTGGACCTGGGCGGACGCACCGACCTTCCCACCCTGGCCGGCGTGATGGCGGGCGCCGAGGCGGTGGTCACGGGCAATACCGGCCCCGGCCACCTCGCCGCCGCCGTGGGCACACCGGTGGCATGCCTCTTTTCCCCCGTTGTCCCGGCCGTCCGTTGGGCCCCCTACGGCGTTCCACTTGAGCTCCTCGGTGACCAGAACGCCCCCTGCCGGATGACCCGTGCCCGGGTCTGCCCGGTCCCGGGGCACCCGTGCCTCGACTCGGTGTCACCCGAGGAAGTAGTTGCCGCCGTTGAACGCCTCATGAGCGGAGTGAGCTCCTTCAGCACCCATGTCAGCACCCGTAGAAAGGCCCGCAACCGATGA
- a CDS encoding glycosyltransferase, producing the protein MRILLWHVHGSWTDAFVRGRHQYLIPVLPEGGAWGLGRAGRDWPESVREVDLATLDADAVDAVVLQRPEEIDEVVRTLGRVPGVDLPAVFVEHNTPKGNFPYVSHPLADQSRIPVVHVTHFNRLAWDNGSAPTTVIEHGIPDPGRLYTGELPELGVVVNEPVRRGRVTGTDLLPAFASVAPLQVFGMKTGGLAAATGIDPSRLAARGDLKTRDLHRELARCRVYIHPMRWTSLGLSLLEAMHLGMPVVVLAATEAPRAVPPEAGAVSADVDELLSSAARLVANPDEARRRGVAAREAARERYGLGRFQDRWDELLADLRSRPRYSVNERPDEPILVPARERNTP; encoded by the coding sequence ATGAGAATCCTGCTCTGGCACGTCCACGGTTCCTGGACTGACGCCTTTGTCCGCGGCCGCCACCAGTACCTGATTCCCGTCCTGCCCGAAGGCGGGGCCTGGGGGCTGGGCCGCGCCGGCAGGGACTGGCCGGAATCAGTGCGGGAGGTGGACCTGGCAACGCTCGACGCCGACGCCGTGGACGCCGTCGTCCTCCAACGGCCGGAAGAAATCGACGAAGTGGTCCGTACCCTTGGCCGGGTACCCGGCGTCGACCTTCCTGCCGTCTTCGTGGAGCACAACACGCCCAAAGGCAACTTCCCGTACGTCAGCCACCCGCTTGCGGATCAAAGCCGCATCCCGGTTGTCCACGTGACCCACTTCAACCGGCTGGCGTGGGACAACGGCTCCGCACCCACCACCGTGATCGAGCACGGCATCCCGGACCCGGGCCGGCTCTACACCGGTGAACTTCCCGAACTGGGAGTGGTGGTCAACGAGCCGGTCCGCCGGGGCCGCGTCACGGGTACGGACCTCTTGCCTGCCTTCGCCTCCGTGGCACCCTTGCAGGTGTTCGGCATGAAGACCGGCGGGCTGGCAGCCGCCACCGGAATCGACCCGTCCCGGTTGGCGGCCCGGGGCGATCTGAAGACCCGGGACCTGCACCGGGAACTGGCCCGTTGCCGGGTCTACATTCACCCGATGCGGTGGACTTCCCTGGGCTTGTCGCTCCTGGAAGCCATGCACCTGGGTATGCCGGTGGTGGTGCTTGCCGCCACCGAAGCGCCGCGGGCGGTGCCGCCGGAAGCCGGCGCCGTTTCCGCCGACGTCGACGAGCTTCTCAGCTCTGCGGCGCGGCTGGTCGCGAACCCGGATGAGGCCCGACGGCGGGGAGTTGCCGCCCGCGAGGCCGCGCGGGAACGTTACGGCCTGGGCAGGTTTCAGGACCGCTGGGATGAGCTCCTGGCGGACCTGCGCAGCCGGCCCCGGTACTCCGTCAACGAACGGCCGGACGAGCCGATCCTCGTTCCGGCCCGGGAGAGGAATACGCCATGA